The following coding sequences are from one Eucalyptus grandis isolate ANBG69807.140 chromosome 11, ASM1654582v1, whole genome shotgun sequence window:
- the LOC104426225 gene encoding beta-hexosaminidase 2, with the protein MIRFDPETNMDEQSDGPAPKWTKGTQILITFITMFLVCSPILSVECTAISVWPKPRAFSWPTQQATLLSPSFTIESPHHQYLSTSVNRYLNLILSEHFHPLSNQHVNMTNGPTLQTLVVLVNDLAAPLSHGVNESYSLSIPTSGDKASLIAETVWGAMRGLETFSQLVWGKPSWVAVGVEVQDWPIFSYRGIMLDTSRNYYKVEDILRTIGAMSANKLNVFHWHITDSHSFPLLLPLEPDLAAKGAYGSDMQYSPADVRRIVEFGLEHGVRVLPELDMPGHTGSWAEAYPEIVSCANMFWWPEGSEWADRLASEPGTGHLNPLNPKTYQVLKNVIRDVVTLFPDQFYHAGADEIIPGCWKADPTIQAFLSSGGTLSQLLETFVNSTLPYILSLNRTAVYWEDVLLDPIIKVDKSLLPPEHTILQTWNNGPNNTKKIVSSGYRAIVSSSDFYYLDCGHGDFLGNDSQYDQPPGSNQGNGGSWCGPFKTWQTIYNYDITYGLTEEEATLVLGGEVALWSEQADPTVLDARIWPRASAVAESMWSGNRDKNGMKRYAEATDRLNEWRSRMVSRGIGAEPIQPLWCIRNPGMCDAFHPFV; encoded by the exons ATGATTCGTTTTGATCCAGAGACTAATATGGATGAGCAGAGTGATGGCCCTGCTCCTAAGTGGACTAAAGGCACTCAAATTTTGATCACTTTCATCACCATGTTTTTAGTATGCTCTCCCATCTTATCTGTCGAGTGTACTGCAATCAGTGTATGGCCAAAACCAAGAGCATTTTCATGGCCAACTCAACAAGCGACCTTACTTTCTCCTTCTTTTACCATCGAATCTCCCCATCACCAATACCTCTCAACTTCTGTTAACCGCTACCTTAATCTCATTCTCTCCGAGCATTTCCATCCTCTTTCCAATCAGCATGTCAACATGACAAATGGCCCCACTTTGCAAACTCTGGTTGTATTGGTCAATGATCTAGCTGCTCCTCTCAGCCATGGCGTGAATGAATCCTACAGCCTTAGCATCCCCACCTCAGGTGACAAAGCTAGCCTGATTGCCGAGACAGTATGGGGTGCTATGAGGGGTCTTGAGACATTCTCCCAGCTTGTGTGGGGTAAGCCCTCGTGGGTGGCTGTTGGAGTGGAGGTGCAGGATTGGCCAATCTTTTCTTATAGAGGGATAATGCTGGATACCTCGAGAAACTACTATAAAGTTGAAGACATCCTAAGGACCATTGGAGCAATGAGTGCCAACAAGCTCAATGTTTTTCATTGGCACATCACTGACTCGCATTCATTCCCTTTGCTGTTGCCTTTAGAACCTGATCTAGCAGCTAAGGGAGCCTATGGGTCTGACATGCAATACTCACCAGCTGATGTCAGGCGAATCGTTGAATTTGGCCTGGAACATGGGGTTCGTGTATTGCCAGAATTGGACATGCCTG GTCATACAGGATCGTGGGCTGAAGCTTATCCAGAAATTGTATCCTGTGCAAACATGTTTTGGTGGCCAGAAGGAAGTGAATGGGCAGATCGGCTAGCATCAGAACCTGGAACGGGTCATCTTAACCCATTGAACCCAAAGACCTATCAAGTTCTCAAGAATGTCATTCGTGATGTGGTGACATTATTCCCAGATCAATTCTACCATGCTGGAGCTGATGAGATCATACCTGGCTGTTGGAAAGCCGATCCAACAATTCAGGCATTCCTGTCGAGTGGTGGCACTTTGAGTCAGCTACTTGAGACATTTGTGAACTCCACCTTACCTTATATTTTGTCTCTTAATAGGACTGCTGTCTACTGGGAAGATGTCTTGTTAGATCCGATTATCAAGGTGGATAAATCACTTCTTCCCCCAGAGCACACCATCTTGCAGACATGGAATAATGGTCCCAATAACACAAAAAAGATCGTCTCATCTGGATACCGAGCGATTGTGTCATCATCAGATTTCTACTACTTGGACTGTGGGCATGGTGACTTTCTTGGAAATGATAGTCAATATGACCAGCCGCCAGGAAGTAATCAGGGGAATGGTGGTTCATGGTGTGGACCTTTCAAAACATGGCAAACTATATACAATTATGATATAACATACGGTTTAACTGAGGAGGAAGCAACACTGGTGCTTGGTGGAGAGGTTGCACTCTGGTCAGAGCAGGCGGACCCAACTGTTCTAGATGCACGTATCTGGCCTAGAGCTTCAGCAGTGGCAGAAAGCATGTGGTCAGGGAACCGGGACAAGAATGGGATGAAGAGATACGCTGAAGCAACTGATCGTTTGAATGAATGGAGGAGTAGAATGGTCAGCAGAGGGATTGGTGCAGAGCCCATTCAGCCACTTTGGTGCATAAGGAACCCAGGGATGTGCGATGCGTTTCATCCATTTGTTTAG